From Mugil cephalus isolate CIBA_MC_2020 chromosome 4, CIBA_Mcephalus_1.1, whole genome shotgun sequence:
GTTTAACGCGAAAACAGATCGAAGGTCAGATGTGAGCTGAACTTCTTAGAAAATCACCTTCACATCCAATGCAGAGTTTCAGTCTTATGGATTATGTTTCAGACCAGATATGACTTGTTTAGTCCATGACAAAGATGAATAAGTTGGTGTATTAAGCTCTGCCTCTAATGGGTTAAAGCAAAACGTGCGTAACTACATGTGTGATCTATGTGAATAACATCCTTAACACGAGGAAATCTATATAGAAATTTAAAGGGAGCTCCTATAAGAGGAAAGTTTAAGctataggtgttttttttattattgttattataaatgtatatacatttttggCTACAGTgccatttaaaatatgtatttcattatgtgtttaattcattttactttattctGTGTTGATTTTAACTCTTGGTGTAAGGGAGATGGAAAAAGGGGGGTTGGTTATTCAATGactaatagaatagaatagaatagaatagaatagaatagaatagaatagaatagaatagaatagaatagtaaaaactgcagtttgccACAGCTTACATAAGgtagaaaagtaacaagaataaagagcgaactgtataaaagataaataataagataaaaacagaatagaataaacaatatataagtATTGGCATGACTACAAAAAGTAACTAAATTACAACAAAAAGTGTTGCATGACAAACCTAAAGTAATAAATTGCAAACAGACAGCGACTGCTGGATACTGCACAGGATTGTTCACAGTACAGAGTAAGTAACGAATTGCAGTAAAAAGTAACTGGATTGTAACATAAAGTACTGAATTGTAATTGGATATATAAGAAATACTGCACAggataaatatgaaaacaccTTCAAACTGACAAACAATAGAGAAACGAGGCATCAGAGTGAACAGTTGACAGTATTTCTGTGTCATAATGAAGCTTCAGTGCAGatgatttgaaaataaatgcgATTATTACACCATATGCACTCAAGttaattttactttatgtaTTAATGAGAATATGttctgactttctgactacagtaaAACAAATTAGAATATGAGTGTGTCCACCATGAGATCAGCTGCTGGGAAGTGATCAATCTGGGATGAttatacttatatatacttaGTGTATGTAAACTGTGAAGTGATAAAACAGAGCCCTGCGCTGTGTTGGGACTGGATGGAGACTGAGACTCGTGCCCTTTTAAACACAATGGCGTCTCAGAGACATTTCTCTCGACAGCATCTTGACCCTAACTTGCCCTCTGGATTTGCTCACCGAACTGACGCCTCCTTTTTTTTACAATGATTGTGTTTAGAGTTGAATTTTCAGCCTGTAAAAATCTTTAATGAGGACTTTGCGTCCTCTGGTCACCTACGTTTTCAGCAGTGTCCCCTTGAGGTTTTTGTATTTGCTTGTTGTGTGTGGAGGGGATCAGCTCTTTCCCACCAACAGGGGCTCCCGGGCTTTGGGACATTCCTGGAGGTCGGTGAAGGAGGATCTCGTTGTCTCCCAGGGAGACGGAGCTAATAAACTCCAGGGGTAGTCATAAATTTTCTCATTATTTGGCCTGCAGCCCAGAGGCAGGGGCAGTGGGTGACTGGGAGGGGGCTGCAAGAGCCGGATCTGCCCCGACCATCTGTCGTGGTCCTGCTTGTGGACTATGGATGGGCTCTGAGCTGCTTCTCAAACTGTCCATCACATGGTGGATTTAAGAGACCAGGTTTACCCTGATGTGTGTCTTACTACATCTGGCAGTGAACTGCATTTcgaatatttcaaatatttgaatttattgAGATGCAGCATCTCATTTTCGAGTGGGTCccaaatatgtataaaaaaaaaatatgtcaccaTTTGTACAGAAATAAGAAAGGAATAATGATTGTGATCACTcccctccaaaaaaataaaattaatttagctgcacttttttattgttatcaGGTTAAAATTTTGGTGTTTGGTGCAGCTAAGTTGGTTCTTTGTTGTAGTTTGAGCACCGATgtatatcctcctgagacctgagcttctGTTTGgcctgcatttttaatttctccaaggtatttgtgattagtaggacccaagaagtataaaaactaagcatcatctctgaataagaagtagtagtttttatgtcctcatatgtggacacagggactATTTTGCTGTATAAAGTCACTAGTGTGTAACAaacatataaaactatttatttcaattcctgaacactgctgtgcaaaaacatgattgcaaacaatgaaatcccaacatcctcaaatgagtacttgccaATTAATGACgctgtagctcgttactattgatataATGTTAAATTTGAGTGTGATATCAACCTACACaagtgaataaatataattaaacaaGTTACAGGTGTAAAATTTGATTAGGTTTTGtaccttttccatttttgtcccatatttttacactgattattgtgttgaccctttgctgccactagatggcagactaaagcctCCACTTAccaggacaacaggtttaaatgaagcacagTAAGAAGCTGCCAAGAACTTAAAAcccaatgtccacatatgaggacacactGTCTGACTGATAAATTAGGAATGAAGTCATGTTGAACAACAGTTGATAATGTAGTCGGCCAAGaaaacttaaataataataaaaaaataataaaaaacacatcaaacttatttcccttcaaaatcgGAAGAGCAGAGTCATCAACTCAGAACTGGTAGAAACCgatgggacccaggtacacccatctactgtgtTGAGAAGTCAGgtcagaagtggtcttcatggaagagttgcagccaaaactCCATCCCTCTAACATGGAAACAAAGCTAAGAACTGaggtcagaaaaatggcagcaggtgaaatatttgtctgtagcagaaggcagtttgctGACtaaagggctggagagagctacTATAATGAGTGTCTGTAGACAACAGTGAAGCacggtggaggctccttgctagtttggggctgcatttcagaaaaaggaGTGGGAAAATTATTTCAGGATTATGGTGAATTTAATGCTGacaaatacaggcagatacttatccatcatcaataccatcagggaggaggatgattaGCCCCAAAtgtattctgcagcaggacaaagacccaAACATatagccaaggtcattaagaaccatcttcagagtaaagaagaacaagaagtcctggaagtgatggcatggcccccacagagcccagacctcaacatcatggagtgtgtctgggattataGATATAGATAATGAATCTTTGAGaagtttagggccaaatacaatgacttctgttttgtctgagctTAAGAGAGAAAATTACAGGTTACCCAAGCCTGTATGTCTGGAGTTTAAGCagtttcatctggttttgtGGATAAATATAACtaggtgtcatctgcatagaaaTAACACAGAACTCCCAAGACCTGTTAcctttattttagctttgttttacaTGTCTGACTAAAGCTgagaaatatatgttttttttattattactgtattatTAAGAGGATCCcacatgtcatgttttgttttttaatattggAGGTTTGGTTCTCCTTGTCAGTGAACGTGGTGGACTTCTGTGGCCAGACGATCCGGGACGATGGCATGATTGTCAACTCACACCAGGAGTCCAAGAAGTACTACTTTGTGACCATGGGGACCGACTGCCACCTCACCATGCAGGCCAGCTCTCCAAAAGACAAAGTGCAGTTCCACTTCCGCTTCTTCCTGGTCTACAGTTTGCTTCGAGTGGCTCCTCTGAGCCCCGCCCCTTTCCTCCCAGAGTCCCCCCGCGGCTCCGCCCCTCTCAATCCCAGACTGGAGCCCACCTCTGGTGAAATCCCGGGGGATCCGTGTCACGCTGGGTCATACGTTCAGTTCTATGATGGTCTGGACCGAAGCTCACCTCCCCTCGGGCCTCCTCTCTGTGGGAAGAGCCCACCGCGGCCCGTCCTGTCCACAGGAAACTACCTGACCCTGAGGCTTGTGACCAGGGGGACTCAGCCCAGGGTGGATTTTGTCGGAGACTTTACCTCCTTCAGACTCGGTAAGGAAATGAAAAGTGGTTAAGAAACATTGTTCTCTTTGTTAAAAGAAGCACAccattacagaaaacaagacAGATCTGCCCCCTTGTGTTAGACAAAGATACAGTGATATTTGAACTGGAATATATAAAGACCAGTGGAAGGGTTGCCAATGGAAATTAGTACAGATATCAACAGTACACAGAGGGATGACTCTAGGAAGTTTTGAGCTCTATCACACCTTCTCGTTTGTGGTTTTCAGGCACAGTGGTGTGGAGGTTAGCACTAATGCCTCATAGCAATAAGTTTCTGCCTtggcatgttctccctgtatctgCATGAGTTCTCTctagcttcctcccaccgtccaaagacctgctcgttaggttcattgttgattctaaattggccgtaggtgttagccctgagatagactggagaccagggtccaggcCACCCGCAACCACTCCAACACTGAAGTGTTCATATACAATTGTCGGAAGACCAGTTTGACTTTAGGAAATGTCACTAGGGGCAACACTTACAGGTTTTTCCCATTAACTGTTTGGCAAACAAAACGACTGTCTGTATTTGCCGTGTCTCTACACAAAAGGCAATATCGGATCTACCAAAATCAGGTTTGTTGGACTTTACATGATCCTGAGGTACTGTTTGGCTTGAAGTAGTTTTGTGTAGTATTCATGTTTTAAGGTAAAGCATTTATTCAGTAATTTTTTGAGTTaatgttacaatatcaataaaaaatacgatgtgttttttcttattttcccgAAAACTTTCAGATATGaattaggcaattatgctattaggctaatgatattaTAATAAATGGATGACTGATGACAAAAACAACTCCACATGTAACAATGTGTATGAAAAGCTGACTCCATGTGCTGATTAAGAATCCATAAAAGTAATTTCTCTTCAGTGTGCTGCGTCTTCTCTTTTACCTTAATGGTTTATAATTCGTTTTACCAGCTCCTGCACACTGACTCCTTAATTGTTATCTTTCCCCTCAggcttcaaccaatcagagtgcAGCAGTGAACCCTACTTTTCATGCAGGAATGGGAAATGTATCCCTCTCAGTCTGGTGTGTGATGACAAAGGCATTGACAACTGTGGGGATGGAAGCGACCTGGAGGAGAACCTCACTACAGGCTGCAAAGGTCAGTTAAGTGATGGGTCGATACCACTTCAACCACTCGGGATTTTGGAAAACTGTGGCAAATGAATGGAATATTTGTAGCCCAACAAGGAAATGGAAGCTGACACCATTTAATTGTTTCCTCAAATCTGTCCTTCATCAGCAGGTCAGCTTTTACCTCCTGAACCCGGACCTCCAAAAGCTACCCTACCCCCAACCACCCTGAATCCACCCACAGTGCTGATCCCAACACGTATGAATTGCGGCATGCCAGACAGCGCTCCCAGTCATGAGTCAGCAACGGGTGAGGGAGCAATTAGCAATTAGCATGCTGATTTCTTTCCTGGACCAATAAACTGGTCTATTCTCACTACAGAGAGAAGAGTtctgcactgtaaaacattacagcccCATTAAGTTACgtcaatgttttctttctcttaataCTGATGATaagtttttaatattgtgcTCAACTTAATAAGTTTTCTAAAGTTAAACTTAAAGTAATCCAGTGTCTTGACTagagttttgtctgtgtggtcaATGTTCATTTAACTCATGTCTTTAAGTTCTGAGTTGAAAAAAgcgacggaggaggaggaggagggtgaagggTGATATGATATGAACTGGGAAATATAGAggctacattttttaattagacagaaCAATACCTTTGAAACAAGGCTCTACAAAAGAGGATTAAACCACAGTATTATAACGTCAATACTGGCACCATAATCATAATGAATGGGTGGATTTAAAAGCCTTTTCTCTACCAGGAGTGATTTTCAAAGTGGCTGTTTTTCttgaattaaattttaatttcctcctctctaAATGGCCCAAATCATAGATcgtcaacagggggtctgcagcCTCCAGGGGGttcgcagaggtactgcagatgaggcacaaaatctttggttaattagatatttttcatatatattttttacttccCACAAAGcatcaaatttctttaaatacacattaacatgagccCAATATGTTTTAGTAAAAAGATAAACgcaggcagaagacgttatctttgagtcagcacttcacttattcagcgatacaggagctgtctcaacggTGCACTATTTCACATGTTTCAcacatgtttaaagttaaaacttgaatctgtcaattgtTTTCTTAATCTGTCAATTTTATACACACATAGATCAGTCaggtatgtttttgttcatggCAGGTGCacggccactctactgttgtacatgtttgaaataaaaatgaatatttgaacctatgtattatttgaatagcttaatattgaatgaaaaatgctaataataatctaaatttataaatagtactaggccgagtttaatataaaacacacatagtTGGTAGGGGGACTCTACTTAATCTTGTCgcttggcctaaaaaacgttgaagactccataaaataaattttacattttctgaaCAAATAAGCTGTGACTTGAATCAGTCTGAACTTTATATGAACTTTAAAACCCCACGTGGCTTCACTCTCGGACTGTACTGATCAGCCTCCAAAGCTGCAAGTTGAATAGTTATCAGT
This genomic window contains:
- the ldlrad2 gene encoding low-density lipoprotein receptor class A domain-containing protein 2; its protein translation is MMLALQLVLLLRLTTLRSSAIETVNVVDFCGQTIRDDGMIVNSHQESKKYYFVTMGTDCHLTMQASSPKDKVQFHFRFFLVYSLLRVAPLSPAPFLPESPRGSAPLNPRLEPTSGEIPGDPCHAGSYVQFYDGLDRSSPPLGPPLCGKSPPRPVLSTGNYLTLRLVTRGTQPRVDFVGDFTSFRLGFNQSECSSEPYFSCRNGKCIPLSLVCDDKGIDNCGDGSDLEENLTTGCKAGQLLPPEPGPPKATLPPTTLNPPTVLIPTRMNCGMPDSAPSHESATDSPGSLSLLVLYIILGVVAGGIVVCWCCWSPGWFLWRISICRFLPCCNSACASCHFCTHSKEHRLAKVTPHTPVNGTPVGVAATANSTEENITTAAV